One Methanocalculus alkaliphilus genomic region harbors:
- a CDS encoding PEGA domain-containing protein has product MQKEFSLLMIAMAVLLIATVSPAAAQLGGDVGIISVTSSPSGASVNYGGQYEGTTPVDIRIYTTGTPGGQIVVSMSGYKTYSTSAPMVGSGETAYVHAVLQPVAPTPTPSPDGYFAISSSPSGANVRIDGHYVGRTPLTTSVSPGTSHRVQFELAGYQATSGTYSAYSGQTTEVYAALSPNPPSTGTLAVTSSPSGADVYVDGNYRGYAPMKVGNLNVGSHTVELRLAGYSVYRSNIQIYAGQTTKVNAQLSRATPTTGSIGVQSFPSGAAIYLDGNYQGTTFQNDYFDIIDIPVGTHSVSLRKPGYKDYSTSVSVTGGTLKYVTATLTPVSAPASTGRVSFNSAPTGAEVYLDNLFRGYAPVIVPDIDPGTHSVTMKMQGYNDWSSTVAVSAGETAQVVATLTPKAAPAPEPAASLPITAIGAIALLGIIFVVARRR; this is encoded by the coding sequence CCAGCGTAAATTACGGTGGCCAGTATGAAGGAACAACCCCTGTCGATATCAGGATATACACAACAGGGACTCCGGGTGGACAGATCGTCGTCTCGATGTCCGGATACAAGACGTACTCCACTTCGGCCCCAATGGTCGGTTCAGGGGAGACAGCCTATGTTCATGCCGTCCTCCAGCCGGTAGCACCGACGCCGACACCCTCACCTGACGGGTACTTCGCTATATCATCCTCACCGTCCGGAGCGAACGTCCGGATTGATGGGCATTATGTAGGAAGAACACCACTCACAACATCGGTGAGCCCCGGAACAAGCCACCGTGTTCAGTTTGAGCTTGCCGGATATCAGGCGACCTCCGGAACATACTCGGCATATTCAGGACAGACAACTGAGGTATATGCTGCACTGAGTCCAAATCCCCCATCCACAGGAACCCTCGCAGTCACCTCCAGTCCATCAGGAGCTGATGTTTATGTTGACGGGAACTACCGGGGATACGCGCCGATGAAGGTTGGGAACCTTAATGTCGGATCCCACACCGTTGAGCTTCGCCTTGCAGGATACAGTGTCTACAGGTCAAATATCCAGATTTATGCAGGACAGACTACAAAAGTGAATGCCCAGCTCTCAAGGGCAACCCCGACAACCGGATCAATTGGTGTTCAGTCGTTCCCCTCTGGGGCAGCCATCTACCTTGACGGAAATTACCAGGGAACAACCTTTCAAAACGACTACTTTGATATCATCGATATCCCGGTCGGTACACACTCGGTCTCCCTGAGAAAGCCGGGATACAAAGACTACTCAACAAGCGTCAGCGTGACCGGAGGCACCCTGAAGTATGTCACCGCAACCCTGACACCGGTCTCAGCCCCGGCATCCACCGGCAGAGTGAGCTTCAACTCCGCACCAACAGGTGCCGAGGTCTATCTTGACAACCTCTTCCGCGGATATGCACCGGTCATCGTCCCTGACATTGATCCAGGGACTCACTCGGTGACAATGAAGATGCAGGGCTATAACGACTGGTCGAGCACTGTTGCAGTGAGCGCCGGCGAGACCGCACAGGTCGTTGCGACACTCACCCCAAAAGCAGCACCTGCACCTGAGCCGGCTGCATCGCTTCCGATCACCGCCATCGGGGCAATCGCTCTCCTTGGCATCATCTTCGTCGTTGCACGGCGGAGATAA
- a CDS encoding acetate--CoA ligase family protein → MAEKIVSGREAYSILAEYGIRVPEEELAGDEDDAAVIAGRIGYPVVLKIESPDIVHKSDVAGVILGVEDEDQLRKGYRDLLSRVERLRPDARITGVRIEEEVPPGLEILIGGSTDPTFGKTITVGMGGKLVELLRDTAIRVLPVDLEEIRSMIREIRGYHLIRGFRDEPPRDEEGLISVIEAAARLFLDHPGYSEFDINPLILHEKGAVAVDIRFIKGDRVTEGRQEIRPLSDCILKAGSIAVIGASPNQAKIGYTITRNLLPFPGELYPVNPKHDRILGRRAYPTITAVPGPVDMAVIAVPAGIVPGIIRECGEKGVKVAVVISYGFKEAGAEGERLEEEMLAIARSYNLRIIGPNSLGIMVPPAGINTTFGNSSPGPGPFGFISQSGALITTVVDWAAAEDIGFSAVISVGNQSDIGFVEYIDLLSRDEATGAIVLYIEEIRDGQRFLETVRQVAGMKPVIAIKAGSSRIGRAAAASHTGSLAGDYQTYRAAFRQAGVVPAESIRSAFQIGGIIADQGYPKGRRGVVITSAGGFAVLSSDYAEAAGIDLVDLPADVRRHMDEVLPPGWSGRNPVDMIGDATAGRFAAVLDILLDHQEFWDIAIIISAPTAIADPRQVALEIVRLSDHTENMILAAFPGGDSARPAVPVLRRGSVPVFSEVWDLFRSLGELPGNRERS, encoded by the coding sequence ATGGCTGAGAAGATAGTATCCGGGCGTGAGGCATACTCCATCCTTGCAGAGTATGGAATACGGGTACCGGAAGAGGAGCTTGCCGGGGATGAGGATGACGCGGCGGTGATCGCAGGGAGAATCGGCTATCCGGTCGTTCTGAAGATCGAATCCCCCGATATCGTGCATAAGAGTGATGTTGCGGGTGTGATCCTTGGGGTAGAGGATGAGGACCAGCTCCGCAAAGGATACCGGGATCTCCTTTCCCGGGTGGAGAGGCTGCGCCCCGATGCCCGGATCACCGGGGTTCGGATCGAGGAGGAGGTACCTCCGGGCCTTGAGATCCTCATCGGGGGATCAACGGATCCCACCTTTGGAAAGACGATAACCGTCGGTATGGGTGGCAAACTCGTTGAACTCCTCCGGGATACCGCGATCCGGGTTCTCCCCGTCGATCTGGAGGAGATCCGATCGATGATCCGGGAGATACGGGGGTATCACCTCATCAGAGGATTTCGGGATGAGCCTCCCCGGGACGAGGAGGGGCTCATCTCCGTCATCGAAGCAGCCGCCCGCCTCTTCCTGGACCACCCCGGCTATTCAGAATTTGATATCAATCCTCTCATCCTCCATGAGAAGGGGGCTGTTGCCGTTGATATCAGGTTTATCAAAGGAGATCGTGTAACCGAGGGGCGTCAGGAGATCCGGCCTCTTTCAGACTGTATCCTGAAGGCAGGTTCAATCGCCGTCATCGGAGCCTCTCCAAACCAGGCGAAGATCGGCTATACCATCACCCGGAACCTCCTCCCGTTTCCAGGGGAACTCTACCCGGTCAACCCAAAACATGATCGAATCCTCGGGAGAAGGGCATACCCGACGATCACCGCCGTTCCCGGCCCTGTCGATATGGCGGTGATTGCAGTCCCCGCCGGAATTGTTCCCGGCATCATCAGAGAATGCGGTGAGAAAGGGGTGAAGGTTGCCGTCGTCATCTCCTATGGTTTTAAAGAGGCAGGGGCTGAAGGGGAACGGCTTGAAGAGGAGATGCTTGCCATTGCCCGATCATATAATCTCCGAATCATCGGGCCAAACAGCCTCGGCATCATGGTGCCGCCTGCCGGGATCAACACGACGTTTGGGAACAGCTCTCCCGGGCCGGGACCTTTTGGATTCATCTCACAGAGCGGGGCATTGATCACCACCGTCGTCGACTGGGCAGCTGCAGAGGATATCGGATTCTCTGCGGTGATCAGTGTCGGCAACCAGTCTGATATCGGATTCGTCGAATATATCGATCTCCTCTCACGGGATGAGGCAACCGGGGCCATCGTCCTCTATATCGAGGAGATCCGTGACGGACAGAGGTTCCTGGAGACGGTACGACAGGTTGCCGGAATGAAGCCGGTGATCGCCATCAAGGCAGGGAGTTCCCGCATCGGCCGGGCTGCCGCAGCATCGCATACCGGATCCCTTGCAGGAGACTACCAGACCTACAGGGCAGCATTCCGGCAGGCAGGTGTCGTTCCCGCAGAGTCGATCCGCTCGGCATTTCAGATCGGGGGGATCATCGCCGACCAGGGATACCCGAAGGGGAGGAGGGGGGTGGTTATAACGAGCGCCGGAGGGTTTGCCGTCCTCTCATCCGATTATGCGGAGGCCGCCGGAATCGATCTCGTTGACCTCCCCGCAGATGTACGTCGCCATATGGACGAGGTCCTCCCTCCCGGATGGAGCGGGAGAAATCCGGTTGATATGATCGGGGACGCGACGGCGGGAAGATTCGCTGCGGTCCTCGATATCCTCCTCGACCATCAGGAGTTCTGGGATATCGCAATCATCATCTCCGCCCCGACGGCGATTGCCGATCCCAGGCAGGTCGCCCTTGAGATCGTCCGGCTCTCAGATCATACGGAGAATATGATTCTCGCCGCCTTTCCGGGAGGAGACTCGGCCCGGCCTGCTGTCCCCGTCCTGAGGCGGGGGAGCGTCCCGGTCTTCTCCGAGGTATGGGATCTCTTCCGGTCTCTTGGAGAGCTCCCCGGGAATAGGGAACGCTCCTGA
- a CDS encoding nucleoside 2-deoxyribosyltransferase has product MYIMVAPCILDPTLRAEGITREEDLRAYERCLRRCSAFGLEVVPLPCPETLYLGRDRPPGTYTERLETREFSTLLDRLESEVRQMILEKGEPLCFVGVDSSPTCGVNTTWYSPEGRIEHRGAFLSRFPDIPATDVYDFARYRVYLAAPLFSEAERRYNEFIRDILATHCFEVYLPQEAGDDSASRHHQTMQEIFASHAEALGNTDWVVAIVDGADADSGTAWEMGYAHALGIPVVALRTDFRSAGHNEHVNLMLEQSSTVVTRREDLPAALLSPLHH; this is encoded by the coding sequence ATGTACATCATGGTTGCTCCCTGTATTCTGGATCCCACCCTCCGGGCAGAGGGGATCACACGGGAAGAGGATCTCAGGGCCTATGAACGGTGCCTCAGGCGGTGCTCGGCATTCGGGCTGGAGGTCGTCCCTCTCCCCTGCCCGGAGACGCTGTACCTTGGCAGGGACCGCCCCCCCGGGACATACACCGAACGGCTTGAGACACGTGAATTCTCTACCCTCCTCGACCGGCTCGAATCCGAGGTCCGGCAGATGATCCTTGAGAAGGGCGAGCCGCTCTGCTTCGTCGGGGTGGATTCATCACCCACATGCGGGGTGAACACCACCTGGTACAGCCCGGAGGGGAGGATAGAGCATCGCGGAGCGTTCCTCTCCAGGTTCCCTGATATCCCGGCAACAGATGTCTATGACTTTGCCCGGTACAGGGTGTACCTCGCCGCCCCGCTCTTCTCGGAAGCGGAACGGAGATACAATGAGTTCATCCGCGATATCCTTGCCACCCACTGCTTTGAGGTCTATCTCCCCCAGGAGGCGGGTGACGACTCGGCATCCCGGCATCACCAGACGATGCAGGAGATCTTTGCATCACATGCCGAGGCGCTTGGGAATACCGACTGGGTGGTTGCTATCGTCGATGGTGCGGATGCGGACTCAGGGACCGCATGGGAGATGGGGTATGCCCATGCCCTTGGCATCCCGGTTGTTGCGCTCCGGACCGACTTTCGGAGTGCAGGCCACAATGAGCATGTCAACCTGATGCTCGAACAGTCATCGACTGTGGTGACGAGAAGAGAGGACCTTCCGGCGGCACTCCTCTCCCCCCTCCATCACTGA
- a CDS encoding DUF367 family protein, with translation MIPLIAYRDNTCAPRKCTVKRLERFGMIRIVPSMRQVPKGTLLLDPTAGVVISPADRGWVRSITALDCSWEVLEREEMGRFRGRRALPFLVAANPVNFGKPFVLSSVEALAAALIILGEREQAEEILAKVPFGIRFLEVNAEPLADYAAAGDSAGVLAAQAEYL, from the coding sequence ATGATTCCCCTGATCGCATATCGTGACAACACCTGTGCCCCACGAAAGTGTACAGTGAAGCGGCTGGAGCGTTTCGGGATGATCCGGATCGTCCCCTCGATGAGGCAGGTACCCAAAGGAACCCTCCTCCTCGACCCGACCGCCGGAGTTGTCATCTCGCCCGCCGACCGGGGATGGGTCCGGTCGATAACGGCCCTCGACTGTTCCTGGGAGGTGCTTGAGCGGGAGGAGATGGGGAGGTTCCGGGGCAGGAGAGCACTCCCGTTCCTTGTTGCGGCGAACCCGGTCAATTTCGGGAAGCCGTTTGTCCTCTCCTCGGTCGAGGCGCTGGCAGCCGCACTTATTATTCTGGGAGAGAGGGAGCAGGCAGAAGAGATCCTCGCAAAAGTTCCGTTTGGGATCAGGTTCCTTGAGGTGAATGCCGAACCCCTTGCCGACTATGCAGCAGCAGGTGATAGTGCCGGGGTGCTTGCAGCCCAGGCAGAGTATCTCTGA
- a CDS encoding Nramp family divalent metal transporter has protein sequence MQKISASETTGSTFRRRIAERLFFLGPVLILAIEVSGESGIVEIFGAGRATGYSLLWICAVALIYKYAFAYGIARYTLATGKTIFSGLRSIPGPRNWEVTFITIIYILEMIAYGGFLIIGAHFLYYLIPFDIPILIIAILTLAAIIVILWKGSYERFEHLILGMVLLLFVGFIFSLTALHIPFTEVAEGFIPYIHENNLLWKMALLGAVGAGLNILLYSVWLHEKTGGKPCTDDLPEKMRIIRGDLLIGFGFIAFMSFVFLSIGASYQGAPHLEMANSAVAVSGHILMTIPYAAPLIIFSSFILLAGTVISGIDGRARAVCGILREAGGVQVAPKRLYRLILLGFSAMIFTAFFISKPEYLIKNVSIFSSILFAVIGFGLIYIDNRLPKKHQGSRIWLAVMAAGSGLYLLIALLQEKSLLDFGLPLVERLAIVLLVLYFFVRSDLAEAYRRGVATRTDLLWLVLIFGILSVYGTLRGFQIDDVILNFRDLGPVLAGLIGGPLAGAAAGLIGGGYRYSLGGWTALPCAIATVAAGIIGGVARRYWETLTPLRLAILGVGVEALHILVIFPLFTLGYPQSQVIDVIRHTFPAMSLVMVAGLIMYLMVEDQFRRLSDMRDLVTWVRQDVDPDYDPKKEE, from the coding sequence GTGCAGAAGATATCTGCCTCTGAAACAACCGGATCAACGTTCCGCAGACGAATTGCAGAGCGCCTCTTCTTCCTTGGCCCTGTTCTTATCCTTGCAATCGAGGTCTCGGGAGAGTCCGGGATCGTCGAGATCTTCGGGGCAGGGAGGGCGACGGGATACTCGCTCCTCTGGATATGTGCCGTCGCGCTCATCTATAAATATGCCTTTGCATATGGTATCGCCCGGTATACCCTCGCCACAGGAAAGACGATCTTCTCCGGCCTCCGGTCTATTCCGGGTCCCCGGAACTGGGAGGTCACCTTCATCACGATCATCTATATCCTCGAGATGATTGCGTACGGGGGATTCCTCATCATCGGGGCACATTTTCTCTATTATCTCATTCCATTCGATATCCCGATCCTGATAATTGCGATCCTGACGCTTGCTGCCATCATCGTCATTCTCTGGAAAGGATCGTATGAGCGGTTTGAACACCTGATCCTTGGGATGGTCCTCCTCCTCTTCGTCGGCTTCATCTTCAGCCTGACGGCACTCCATATCCCCTTTACTGAGGTTGCAGAGGGCTTTATCCCGTATATCCATGAGAACAATCTCCTCTGGAAGATGGCGCTTCTTGGTGCCGTCGGCGCAGGCCTGAATATCCTCCTCTATTCCGTCTGGCTCCACGAAAAGACCGGAGGGAAGCCCTGTACCGATGATCTCCCGGAGAAGATGCGGATCATCCGGGGGGATCTCCTCATCGGCTTTGGATTCATCGCATTCATGAGCTTTGTCTTCCTCTCGATTGGTGCTTCATACCAGGGGGCGCCTCACCTTGAGATGGCAAACTCTGCCGTTGCCGTCTCCGGCCATATCCTCATGACGATCCCCTATGCCGCCCCCCTCATCATCTTCTCATCATTCATCCTCCTTGCAGGCACGGTCATATCGGGAATTGACGGCAGGGCGCGTGCGGTCTGCGGAATCCTGCGGGAGGCGGGGGGTGTACAGGTAGCCCCAAAGAGGCTTTACCGTCTCATTCTCCTGGGCTTCTCTGCCATGATCTTTACTGCATTCTTCATCTCAAAACCCGAATATCTCATCAAAAACGTCTCGATCTTCTCCTCGATCCTCTTTGCGGTCATCGGGTTTGGCCTCATCTATATCGATAACAGGCTTCCAAAAAAGCACCAGGGTTCCCGGATCTGGCTTGCGGTGATGGCGGCAGGGTCCGGTCTCTATCTTCTCATAGCCCTCCTCCAGGAGAAGAGCCTGCTTGATTTTGGACTCCCACTCGTCGAGAGGCTTGCCATCGTCTTACTTGTCCTGTACTTCTTTGTTCGGTCTGATCTCGCAGAGGCGTACCGGAGGGGTGTTGCGACGAGAACCGATCTCCTCTGGCTGGTCCTTATATTTGGTATACTCTCGGTTTATGGGACATTACGGGGCTTCCAGATAGATGATGTCATCCTGAACTTCCGGGATCTTGGCCCGGTCCTTGCCGGCCTGATCGGCGGCCCCCTTGCCGGAGCGGCAGCCGGCCTGATCGGTGGAGGCTACCGGTATTCGCTTGGAGGCTGGACTGCGCTTCCCTGTGCGATCGCAACGGTCGCAGCAGGGATCATCGGGGGTGTTGCCAGAAGGTACTGGGAGACGCTCACCCCGCTCCGGCTTGCCATCCTCGGTGTCGGTGTGGAAGCCCTCCATATCCTTGTCATCTTCCCTCTCTTCACCCTGGGGTATCCGCAGTCTCAGGTTATTGATGTGATCCGGCATACCTTCCCGGCAATGTCGCTTGTCATGGTGGCGGGGCTGATCATGTATCTCATGGTCGAGGATCAGTTCAGGAGGCTCTCTGATATGAGAGATCTCGTCACCTGGGTTCGCCAGGATGTTGATCCCGACTATGATCCAAAAAAGGAAGAGTGA
- a CDS encoding YkgJ family cysteine cluster protein, translating to MIHLAFECNQCGDCCSHLGLVHRIIKDLGDHRYVVRNEYTGERTTVTVAPGMLPLFNDHRTFADRPEACPFFRFDGEEGKGYCSVHATRPEICRDYGCWRILILDRDGRRVGRIMASRHLASEDPDLLRLFREEMAQHAELSDPAWERVVLRMLHTAGYRVYR from the coding sequence GTGATTCATCTGGCGTTTGAATGCAACCAATGCGGCGACTGTTGCAGCCACCTCGGCCTCGTCCATCGGATTATCAAGGATCTTGGTGATCACCGGTATGTCGTGAGAAACGAGTATACCGGTGAGCGGACGACCGTTACCGTCGCCCCGGGGATGCTCCCCCTCTTCAATGACCACCGGACCTTTGCAGACCGCCCTGAAGCCTGCCCCTTCTTCCGCTTTGATGGGGAGGAAGGGAAGGGGTACTGTTCTGTCCATGCAACACGGCCTGAGATCTGCCGTGATTATGGCTGCTGGCGGATCCTCATCCTCGATCGGGATGGGAGGCGGGTTGGGAGAATCATGGCGTCACGGCACCTCGCCTCTGAGGATCCCGATCTCCTCCGGCTCTTCCGGGAAGAGATGGCTCAGCATGCAGAACTGAGTGATCCTGCATGGGAGAGGGTGGTTCTCAGGATGCTTCATACGGCAGGCTACCGTGTATACAGATAA
- a CDS encoding SAM-dependent methyltransferase, producing the protein MNETEIESIAQAGLPLMNPTTPEMLLLAGSLARLSPGSVVYDIGCGNGTLLALWHEAYGIAGIGIEERTSSVARARSEVSGAGGQIRIIEGDGALWTPERAADCTVALGSAFIFGGAEGAIPRLAEMTAPGGVIVIGDRYWRSDRVSPEFAVQWPEIPTEYGLVSGARECGLTLAGLVRATEADHDAYESAIWQNCLDWMDAHPDHPDRPLVEEYLTRIQDEYLVYGREAFGWACWIFRKQD; encoded by the coding sequence ATGAATGAGACTGAGATAGAATCCATCGCCCAGGCAGGCCTTCCCCTGATGAACCCGACCACCCCGGAGATGCTCCTCCTTGCGGGCTCACTCGCCCGGCTCTCTCCCGGATCGGTCGTCTATGATATCGGCTGCGGGAACGGGACCCTGCTTGCGCTCTGGCATGAGGCATACGGGATTGCGGGGATCGGTATTGAGGAGCGGACGAGCTCGGTAGCCAGAGCCAGGAGCGAGGTATCGGGTGCGGGCGGGCAGATTCGGATCATCGAAGGGGATGGGGCTCTATGGACTCCTGAGAGAGCCGCAGACTGCACCGTCGCCCTCGGTTCTGCCTTCATCTTCGGTGGTGCCGAGGGTGCGATCCCCCGGCTTGCAGAGATGACCGCACCCGGCGGGGTGATCGTCATCGGTGATCGATACTGGCGCTCAGATCGTGTATCCCCGGAATTTGCCGTCCAATGGCCGGAGATCCCGACCGAATACGGCCTCGTCTCAGGAGCCCGGGAATGTGGCCTCACACTGGCCGGCCTCGTCCGGGCAACCGAGGCCGATCATGATGCCTACGAGAGCGCCATCTGGCAGAACTGCCTCGACTGGATGGATGCCCATCCGGACCACCCTGATCGTCCCCTTGTTGAGGAGTACCTCACCCGGATCCAGGATGAGTATCTCGTCTATGGCAGGGAGGCCTTCGGCTGGGCCTGCTGGATCTTCCGGAAGCAGGACTGA
- a CDS encoding ROK family protein translates to MHTADLRAGIDIGATWIRGGLIDRHGSLSSLLRVPTPTAGSSSLVVTEAVSTILDEILPKTPPGTGIGIASAGPLDLRSGSIVSSPNMAFDRIEIVSPVEERFGRPATLINDCRAAALAEEAFGAGRGRGDLVYITFSSGIGGGVISGGRLLSGAGGNGGEVGHFYVDGRYGLICGCGGRGHFEAYASGTGIPRFYARFLEEEGETAPVLDSADAILSSMDPVACRFRNELAAVCGRGLSSIIAAYNPEVIIFDGPVVRNHPDFVPAMVNRVDRYLPVPECLVSPLGGYAPLIGAGVVAWREGSLDCDPLPVSSP, encoded by the coding sequence ATGCATACTGCGGATCTGCGGGCAGGGATCGATATCGGTGCGACCTGGATACGTGGGGGGCTCATCGATCGGCATGGCTCCCTCTCCTCTCTCCTCCGGGTCCCGACCCCGACTGCCGGCAGCTCAAGTCTGGTCGTGACAGAGGCGGTGAGTACGATCCTCGATGAGATCCTCCCAAAAACACCTCCGGGTACAGGAATCGGGATCGCCTCTGCCGGTCCCCTGGATCTCAGGTCCGGGTCGATTGTCTCCTCCCCGAATATGGCATTTGACCGGATCGAGATTGTCTCCCCGGTTGAAGAGCGGTTCGGCCGCCCCGCCACCCTCATCAATGACTGCCGGGCCGCTGCTCTCGCAGAAGAGGCGTTCGGTGCGGGCAGGGGTCGTGGAGATCTCGTCTATATCACCTTCTCATCCGGGATAGGCGGCGGTGTCATCTCCGGTGGCCGCCTCCTCTCGGGTGCGGGTGGCAACGGCGGGGAGGTCGGCCACTTCTATGTGGACGGACGGTATGGCCTCATCTGCGGCTGCGGGGGGAGAGGCCACTTTGAGGCATATGCCTCCGGGACCGGGATTCCCCGGTTCTATGCACGGTTCCTTGAGGAAGAGGGGGAGACGGCCCCTGTTTTGGACTCTGCTGATGCGATCCTCTCCTCCATGGATCCCGTCGCCTGCCGGTTCAGGAACGAGCTTGCCGCTGTCTGCGGCCGGGGGCTCTCCAGCATCATCGCCGCATATAACCCGGAGGTGATCATCTTCGACGGCCCCGTCGTACGGAACCACCCTGATTTCGTCCCTGCGATGGTGAACAGGGTGGATCGGTACCTGCCGGTTCCGGAGTGTCTGGTCAGCCCTCTTGGCGGATATGCACCGCTGATAGGTGCAGGGGTGGTTGCCTGGAGAGAGGGATCGCTGGATTGTGATCCTCTCCCGGTATCATCTCCTTAA
- the ablB gene encoding putative beta-lysine N-acetyltransferase yields MTRSDPVIRVGRSLIQHGRYNNRIYLMKLDPGDTDRIIGWIRGTLEEEGYTKVFAKIPQSASPEFEREGFGVEAEIPGYFSDGDSCLFMGKYTDPSRREYHEEGVAATVRTALERADSGHHPLKEGYLIHEADASDAEALAGLYGTVFPSYPFPIDDPGFIRDSIQSGETRFFMMMHGETLLAAASAELDPDSGTVEMTDFATLPEARGLGAAGVLLGHMEVIVRDDGYHLAYTICRGEEPPVNILFARGGYRFAGTLPNNTRIGEGCESMNVWYRSLLTNPSSD; encoded by the coding sequence ATGACGAGGAGTGATCCGGTCATCAGGGTAGGCCGAAGCCTCATCCAGCATGGAAGATACAACAACCGGATCTACCTGATGAAACTTGATCCCGGGGATACCGATCGCATCATCGGGTGGATACGGGGAACACTTGAGGAAGAGGGATATACCAAGGTCTTCGCAAAGATTCCACAATCTGCTTCACCTGAATTTGAGAGGGAGGGGTTTGGGGTTGAGGCGGAGATCCCCGGCTACTTCAGTGATGGCGATTCCTGCCTCTTCATGGGGAAGTACACCGATCCCTCGCGGAGGGAGTACCATGAGGAGGGGGTGGCTGCAACAGTCCGGACTGCGCTTGAACGGGCAGATTCAGGCCATCATCCATTGAAGGAGGGATATCTGATTCATGAGGCGGACGCCTCCGATGCAGAGGCGCTGGCCGGGCTCTATGGAACGGTCTTTCCGAGCTACCCGTTTCCGATAGATGATCCCGGCTTCATACGAGATTCAATACAGAGCGGGGAGACCCGGTTCTTCATGATGATGCACGGGGAGACTCTCCTCGCCGCCGCCTCCGCAGAACTCGACCCGGACTCCGGAACGGTCGAGATGACCGATTTTGCGACCCTCCCGGAGGCGAGGGGGCTCGGTGCCGCCGGGGTCCTCCTTGGACATATGGAGGTGATTGTACGGGATGACGGCTATCATCTGGCATACACCATCTGCCGTGGGGAGGAGCCTCCGGTGAATATCCTCTTTGCACGCGGAGGGTACCGGTTTGCCGGCACGCTCCCGAACAATACCCGGATTGGGGAGGGATGTGAGAGTATGAATGTCTGGTATCGATCCCTTCTTACGAACCCATCCTCTGATTGA